In Maridesulfovibrio ferrireducens, the following are encoded in one genomic region:
- a CDS encoding AlpA family transcriptional regulator, whose translation MPTKKSNDSSGADLKILHQTLPPIIARKDVQLYLGGLISSGYLANLDSQGRGPKSIKSGRRVAYLRGDLISWLESWLQG comes from the coding sequence ATGCCAACTAAAAAATCCAATGACTCTTCCGGTGCCGATCTCAAAATTCTGCACCAAACCCTTCCCCCTATCATTGCCCGCAAGGATGTTCAGCTTTACCTGGGCGGCCTTATTTCCAGCGGATACCTTGCTAATCTGGATTCTCAAGGACGTGGCCCGAAAAGTATTAAAAGTGGAAGACGGGTCGCATACCTTCGGGGCGATTTGATTTCATGGTTAGAGAGCTGGTTGCAGGGGTAA